In Salvelinus namaycush isolate Seneca chromosome 16, SaNama_1.0, whole genome shotgun sequence, the sequence atttcacttgctttggcaatgtaaacatgtttcccataccaataaagcccagtgaattgagagaggggggatggataGAGGCCTAAAGGAATAGTTATCTTGTTCCTCTCTTTTGGCTGTGTCTGTTCTGCAGTATAAATAGGACAGTTGAAATTAGTGTTTCTACCTAATTCATCTTCCCTTCATTATTTTCAGACGTGACTCTCCCTTTATCTACAGTCATCTCCCCCTAGTGGTGTATTTACTAAATGCTACATTATATCTAGCATCCACTAAACACATTAAAAGCCAAGTAGCTCACTAGTCCATGTTAGTTTAGTGCCATTTTAGCATCTGTAACTCCAGCTAACATCAGCACCTCTCGGCCTAGCGTCTGTAACTAGCTAACATCTGCACCTCTTGGCCTAGCATCTGTAACTCTAGCTAACATCAGCACCTCTCGGCCTAGTATCTGTAACTCTAGCTAACATCAGCACCTCGCGACCTAGCGTCTGTAACTAGCTAACATCTGCACCTCTCAGCCTAACGTCTGTAACTAGCTAACATCTGCACCTCTCAGCCTAGCATCTGTAACTAGCTATCATCTGCACCTCTTGGCCTAGCATCTGTAACTCTAGCTAACATCAGCACCTCTCGGCCTAGCATCTGTAACTCTAGCTAACATCAGCACCTCTCAGCCTAGCGTCTGTAACTCTAGCTAACACCAGCACCTCTCAGCCTAGCATCTGTAACTAGCTAACATCTGCACCTCTTGGCCTAGCATCTGTAACTCTAGCTAACATCAGCACCTCTCAGCCTAGCATCTGTAACTAGCTAACATCTGCACCTCTTGGCCTAGTATCTGTAACTCTAGCTAACATTTGCACCTCTTGGCCTAGCATCTGTAACTAGCTAACATCTGCACCTCTTGGCCTAGCATCTGTAACTCTAGCTAACATCAGCACCTCTCGGCCTAGCATCTGTAACACTAGCTAACACCATCACCTCTCAGCCTAGCATCTGTAACTCAAGCTAACATCAGCACCTCTCGGCCTAGCATTTGTAACTCTAGGTAACATTAGCACCTCTTGGCCTAGCATCTGTAACTCTAGCGAACATCAGCACCTCTCAGCCTAGCATCTGTAACTCTAGCGAACATCAGCACCTCTCAGCGTAGCATCTGTgccgctagctaacattagcaccTCTCAGCCTAGCATCTGTAACTCTAGCGAACATCAGCACCTCTCAGCCTAGCATCTGTgccgctagctaacattagcaccTCTCAGCCTAGCGTCTGTAACTAGCTAACATCAGCACCTCTCAGCCTAGCGTCTGTGCCGCTAGCTACCATCAGCACCTCTCAGCCTAGCATCTGTGCCGCTAGCTAACATCAGCACCTTTCAGCCTAGCATCTGTAACTCTAGCTAACATCAGCACCTCTTGGCCTAGCATCTGTAACTCTAGCTAACATCTGCACCTCATGGCCTAGCATCTGTAACTCTAGCTAACATCAGCACCTCTCAGCCTAGCATCTGTAactctagctaacattagcaccTCTCAGCCTAGCATCTGTAACTAGCTAACATCAGCACCTCTCAGCCTAGTATCTGTAACTCTAGCTAACATCAGCACCTCTCAGCCTAGCATCTGTAACTCTAGCTACCATCAGCACCTCTCGTCCTAGCATCTGTGCCGCTAGCTAACATCAGCACCTCTCGTCCTAGCATCTGTGCCGCTAGCTCACGCTTGCTTTCACTCAGCGTGTGTTTGCTCAGATGAAGGAAATTATGTAATTAGCCAGCCAGGGattgttttctttttctctctccctcccgcctttttctctctccctcccgcctttttctccccctccctcactcccctccTCAGTGAGCGATTGTTCCAATTTAAGCTAAACCACACCCTTATTTCTAATTAATCTGCTCACAGCTTCAGAAGGAGAAATCAAACTATATTTATctcattatctttctctctctctctctcctgattcCTCTTAATTGTTCAATAGCAGTTTTGTTGGAAATCAAAGGTTGGGTTGagaggtgtgcgtgtgtggggggggagtggAAATGGGGgggttgtgagtgtgtgtgaggggggttcATGGTTGAGGTAGGTGGGGGGCAGTATTGGGTGGGGGTGCTGAGGAGGAAAAGCCGGCATTTTGCTCTCTAATTCCAACAGGCCTCGAGGCCTGGAGCGGTGCACTAAGAAGGGCCTCACTGTTGCTCCCTGGATCAGCCAGGTATTGCTTACATAAAAGGCAAGTGAAAACAGCTGTAGGGATAATTAGCTTGATTCTCCATTACATGCCATGAGGGCCAATAACTAAAAAATGGAGTTTTGTTTGGGTTAGAACTACAGCCCGGACCAGGAGGAAGTTGTAAAAGTCAggcaaaaaaaaaagagagagctCTTGAAGCAATTGTTCCATGGGAGATGTTCTGCCTCTCTGGGCTGGTTGATGGAGACCATATTTTTTTCATCAGGGTTTGAAAAAGGGCCCCGTTCCAATGCTTGTGTGCGCGCACGTTGTGTGCGCGCACGTTCATACACTTTTATGTGGGTACATGTCTGTGTTTTTATTGTGCAACAGGGTGGCAAAGCAACGTTTATAGTGTTATGGGAGACATCAAAAACTGTTTAATGAtgctcaatgtgtgtgtgtttgcgtgcatgtTATGTGTTCTATTCAAAGTTATGCGTGTTGGCATAGTTTGTCGAATAGTTACCAGCTAACCTCTTCTGATTGCCACACATTAACCTCTTCATAAGTTGACCGCTACAAAATCAGATTTATTGGTGCCTGGAGTATAGACTACTGTAAAGTAAAGGATATAATGAAATAGATGTAATATTATACAAAGGAGACTTTTTATTATAATCACAAAGTAATTTTCCTAGACCTAGAAGATCCACACGATAGCGCAATTGACATTTAAAGGTAACTTCCATCTGAGCTGACATGTGCAGCATTTACCTTAAATGCGGTCTCATTGAACCCGGGATCATTGCCTTTCAATGTCAGTCGCGCTATAACGCGGGTCTGCCGCGCTCCGGATCGAATCTAGCCCTTACTCTTTTCATCAACAGATTACATCCAAGCTTCCAAGCCACATCGGACCTGTTGTAGTGTGGAGCAGAATGACTGTCTGACCTGTTGTAGTGTGGAGCAGAGTGACTCTCACCTGTTGTAGGTTGGAGTAGAGTGACTGTCTGACCTGTTGTAGTGTGGAGCAGAGTGACTGTCTGACCTGTTGTAGGTTGGAGCAGAGTGACTGTCTGACCTGTTGTAGGTTGGAGCAGAGTGACTGTCTGACCTGTTGTAGTGTGGAGCAGAGTGACTGTCTGACCTGTTGTAGTGTGGAGCAGAGTGACTGTCTGACCTGTTGTAGTGTGGAGCAGAGTGACTGTCTGACCTGTTGTAGGTTGGAGCAGAGTGACTGTCTGACCTGTTGTAGGTTGGAGCAGAGTGACTGTCTGACCTGTTGTAGGTTGGAGCAGAGTGGCTGTCTGACCTGTTGTAGTGTGGAGCAGAGTGACTGTCTGACCTGTTGTAGGTTGGAGCAGAGTGACTCTCTGACCTGTTGTATTGTGGAGCAGAGTGACTGTCTGACCTGTTGTAGGTTGGAGCAGAGTGACTCTCTGACCTGTTGTAGTGTGGAGCAGAATGACTGTCTGACCTGTTGTAGTGTGGAGCAGAGTGACTCTCACCTGTTGTAGGTTGGAGTAGAGTGACTGTCTGACCTGTTGTAGGTTGGAGCAGAGTGACTGTCTGACCTGTTGTAGGTTGGAGCAGAGTGACTGTCTGACCTGTTGTAGTGTGGAGCAGAGTGACTGTCTGACCTGTTGTAGTGTGGAGCAGAGTGACTGTCTGACCTGTTGTAGGTTGGAGCAGAGTGACTGTCTGACCTGTTGTAGGTTGGAGCAGAGTGACTGTCTGACCTGTTGTAGGTTGGAGCAGAGTGGCTGTCTGACCTGTTGTAGTGTGGAGCAGAGTGACTGTCTGACCTGTTGTAGGTTGGAGCAGAGTGACTCTCTGACCTGTTGTATTGTGGAGCAGAGTGACTGTCTGACCTGTTGTAGGTTGGAGCAGAGTGACTCTCTGACCTGTTGTAGTGTGGAGCAGAGTGACTGTCTGACCTGTTGTAGGTTGGAGCAGAGTGACTCTCTGACCTGTTGTAGTGTGGAGCAGAGTGACTCTCTGACCTGTTGTAGGTTGGAGCAGAGTGACTGTCTGACCTGTTGTAGTGTGGAGCAGAGTGACTCTCTGACCTGTTGTAGGTTGGAGCAGAGTGACTGTCTGACCTGTTGTAGGTTGGAGCAGAGTGACTCTCTGACCTGTTGTAGTGTGGAGCAGAGTGACTGTCTGACCTGTTGTAGGTTGGAGCAGAGTGACTGTCTGACCTGTTGTAGTGTGGAGCAGAGTGACTGTCTGACCTGTTGTAGGTTGGAGCAGAGTGACTGTCTGACCTGTTGTAGTGTGGAGCAGAGTGACTGTCTGACCTGTTGTAGGTTGGAGCAGGGTGACTCTCTGACCTGTTGTAGGTTGGAGCAGAGTGACTCTCTGACCTGTTGTAGGTTGGAGCAGAGTGACTGTCTGACCTGTTGTAGTGTGGAGCAGGGTGACTCTCTGACCTGTTGTAGGTTGGAGCAGGGTGACTCTCTGACCTGTTGTAGGTTGGAGCAGGGTGACTCTCTGACCTGTTGTATTGTGGACCAGAGTCAATGGGCTGCATCGTCCTTTGCCTGCCCATTTGAGGATCTGTGACTTTTAACGCCATTTGGAAATATCTATAGGTTCCTCCGCCTCGTTTTATAAATGGATTTCTTTCTGTTTGGACAGAATATACTCTGGGACCATAAGTAGGCTTAGCTGTCACTTGTCTCCTCTTTGCATTTCCCTCCCCCTTCTGCCTACAGAATGGCTTATTTTACATCTCTCCGCTTGGTAGAGTGAGGGATAACTTTGTGCCGGTAATTGAatttaggcaacaacaaaaaatgatctGAAAAAGAACAAGAGTCATAGGATAATTGCTAGTGAAAGAGCTGAGTTCGTACATAGGTGGTCCCCAAACTCTGCAAGGATCCTTTTTACATGCTGTTTACATTAGTACCACTTAAAGACAAAAAAAAGAGTCAAGAGCAGCCCGACTCACTGAAATACAGACGTTTTTGGTCGGTATTCAATCCCCCGACAGACAGGCAGGCTGGCAGACAGGTAGGAAGGCAGAGGctggcagacacacagacagatagacagtttCCTGTGtccctctccctccgtcccctTGTCTTTAGCTCCTGTCATTAGACTGATTACCTAGACGACCCCAACACCTCTGTTCAGACCAGGCTGGTTATCTCCAGGTGTACATCACTGTAAAGTTGGTTCAGGAATCTCAAGATTATTATTTGTTTAATTGACTCCTACTGCACGTACGAGTATCCCATGTATGTATGGGACAATGATGTATCGGTCTtggtacactcacacacatgcccCCACATACCTGCACATACctgcacacacgcaaacacacacagcgCCTTAATGCTGGTACGGCAGCAGTTAGACACTTGTATAGTATCTTAAACATGATTATCTAGCATGCTGTATGCTATGGCAAAGTTAACAAGTATTAATTTGGGAAAGACTCCACCCTTGTCTGAACCACAGTTACTGTGGGAGCACAGGACAAGAGGAGGCGGGGTGGGAGGAGTGTGCGACAGAGGTGTTGTGGTGGGAGGGTGAGAGAACTAATGGACCTATAGGAGGAGTGAAAGATGAAGGGATGAGAAGAAGTAGGAAGGAAGGATGGTGATACAGATGGATAATGTCCTGTGTAGTCTATTATAAGGAGGGAGGAAACATCGTTAGATAAGGTCAGTATTCTGATGTCGATAAAAATGCACAGAGTAGATAaaaaaaatgtcaggaatttcaattatacacacagacattacCCACCCAGATGCCAAAACATTTTACATATTGTGGGAGAAGTTGTGATGATTATGTTTCAAGTTTATCTAGAGCTGTCCATCTGAGGATTATGAAGTACTTTACCGTTTAAGAGGGTAACTTACCTCATTCTCTGTTCATGTGGAGTATCTACAGGAATACTGGGCGCCGCCGTTCTACAGTATGTGGGAGCAGCCTCTCAACATACAGTAAGAATGCTAAGTAGTATAGCAACCCCATGTGTGGTATCCATATTTTGTCAAAGAGCCCTTTCAGTTTCAGTTTCAGTGTATAGCTGCACAGTAGCACCACCTTGTTGAAACAGAGCAGACATTTTGTGTCAAAGCATGGGAGAGCATGACGCTACTGTTACGCTATATGCATTGGATGCAGTTGCCCCTAGATAGTTATAGGGTGCGACATAAGAGAGTGGGGGTGGAGTCTATtcagataggccagttgtgttAAAGTTATTTCAATATAAAATAGCAACCACAGACACTAACATGCATGCACCCAAACATGCATAGGGTCATGCAGGCGTGCCGTGGGAACTTGTGGTCTGAAAGCGTATGTTGTGTGGTGGTATTGAAGTGTTGCCTGATATGAAAGGGGAGCAGTCTTCAGGCCCATCCACACAGGGACAGGGTCATCTCCTTTATGACTTGCCTgggccctgtctgtctgcctgggcCCTGTctgcctggtccctgtctgcctgactggtccctgcctgcctgcctggttcctgcctgcctccctggttcctgcctgcctccctggttcctgcctgcctgcctggttcCTGCCTGCCTGGTtcctgcctgtctacctgcctgggccctgtctgcctgcctggtccctgtctgcctgcctgggccctgtctgcctgcctggtccctgtctgcctgcctgggccctgtctgcctgcctgggccctgtctgcctgcctgggccctgtctgcctgcctgggcactgtctgcctgcctgggccctgtctgcctgcctgggcactgtctgcctgcctgggcCCTGTCTGCCTGGATCAGTAGAGCTGCTCCACCGGGGTGAACAGGAGTGTGTGTTTGGTTCAAAACCCGGCTCACCAGCAGCTGTAGGTGACACCAGCAGCCAGGCAGGGGAACAAACACAGccctgcctggctgcctgggCCCTGCCTGGGCCCTGTCAGCCTGGGCCCTGCCTTCCTGCCTGGGTTCTGCCTGCCGCGGCCCTATTTGTTGATTCTTGGGCCCCAAAATCATTAATTAAAGTGCAGACGACGGCACGGTAACCTGAGGAaagcctcacacacacatatgaggCACACACTAACCCATACACAGCACTCCCTGTCGCATAACAAATGATGGCACTTGGTTTAATTGCTGAGGCTGTTTATTTATTTACGTCTGTAATGGATGGTGGTCCTCGGCCCGGCAGCCAATCAgcagccagagagagggagacaggaagagaaCCAGAAGCCCTGCAGACCTGAACAAATTCCACAGGATTCTGCACTCTTCATTTCACCCTCGAGTCTACATGGTCCGCCTTTCAGTCTAGCTttaactctttctctctttctgtctgttctctcccCCTTTTTTCTTGCTCTCCTAGTTGTGTTTGTTCTCCTCTCTAGCCTTTCCCGAGTGACTGATGGGATCGCCATTCTTGATTGGTGGTTATTTTGAGAACTGTTTGCTCAGCCAATGGGGCGCCCTGgtcttacagatgtaggatcttaatttgagccagtttcgtATAGCAGGAAAATAATAATTCAGCTGCAGGAAATGTGAGTTATtatatggattataattaatggacatttttataTGGGTTAATTCATTTtccataagggaaaatcaagtctgaaatttctaagtggaaattacaaacttcagaaccCTTTTTAAACttaaaatacactacaagtttgttttgcattgcaggaaagttatcctgtaacaggtgatcaaattaagatcctacatctgtatatggcATACATCATTGTTTTTTAAACTCAACCCACAAATGAGACCCTGGACTTGATTTTGTTGCTGGCTGGCTTCTCAACAAAGAcctaagtaacagacacattccGATTTTAGTTTGTTACAAATGAGCACTCGATGTTTGGGTCTGTGCCAAATACGTTTAACGCATTCTTAAGGAGATCTGGAGACTTGCCAGACTGTTAGAGGGACAAAACAGTCATGCTATAACTAAGAATAAAACCAAACACGCTTGTATGGAAGAAACCGTTTGAGTTGATTTCTCCATCACTGGCTGATGTCTGTTTATGCTGCTCTGGTAGGTTGATGTGACGTGGTGCCTGTTACGAAGCACTGGGGAGTTGGCTGAGGTTTCCTTTAATCCACATAACAAGCTCTGATGAAACACCCTTCttcatgtgtgtgttttataaCGTGTTCTCACACTGATGCCTGTTCTTTCTGTCTCCCTACAGCTGCTGGTGATCCGGGCTTTGAACCAAACACACACTCCTGTTCCTCCTGGTGGAGCAGCTCTACTGATCCAGGGGCCAGACTGACTGCAGCAGAGTACCAGGATCCTGCCCACCTGCCATGGTTGAAGACAATCCTTTTCCCGCCTTCCGTTGCATGCAGAGATGCTCTCTTTCTTCCCAGTGTTTGACAATCAGAGAGCAGAGACTCGTAAAGTCCCATGAGCTCCGAGGCGCCGTTGGACATGTAACCCTGACTGTTATACACTCTACTTATGAACTACGGCTTTAACTCTCCAACAGTCAACCAATCATCTCACTGCCCCTCCCAGgttcactgactgactgataaATCCTAGACAACAAACTAGTCACCTAAAAACCAGAAGGACCAATCAGAAAGGACCATTGAGAGTGACCAAACATAAtctttttgtgtgttattttttTAGATAGTTTGTGAGCCCTTGAAAGACTATGGGAGAGAGCAAATCCTGATGTGGGTTTGTTTACGTAGCCACATACGGATAGCATTAGCATGGTCCACAACATGGACCTCAGATCCACATGGACCTTCTCAATGTACCGTGCCAAAGGAACCACTCCCTGTCAGCAGAGAGACACTGAGAGGGGAACCGGGTTCCAATTACTCTAGAACCCTCAAAGAGAACCCAGAGAAGTGTTCTGTGTATG encodes:
- the LOC120061678 gene encoding histidine-rich protein PFHRP-II-like is translated as MQPIDSGPQYNRSESHPAPTYNRSESHPAPTYNRSESHPAPHYNRSDSHSAPTYNRSESHSAPTYNRSESHPAPTYNRSDSHSAPHYNRSDSHSAPTYNRSDSHSAPHYNRSDSHSAPTYNRSDSHSAPHYNRSESHSAPTYNRSDSHSAPTYNRSESHSAPHYNRSDSHSAPTYNRSESHSAPHYNRSESHSAPTYNRSDSHSAPHYNRSESHSAPTYNRSDSHSAPQYNRSESHSAPTYNRSDSHSAPHYNRSDSHSAPTYNRSDSHSAPTYNRSDSHSAPTYNRSDSHSAPHYNRSDSHSAPHYNRSDSHSAPTYNRSDSHSAPTYNRSDSHSTPTYNR